From one Drosophila subpulchrella strain 33 F10 #4 breed RU33 chromosome 3L, RU_Dsub_v1.1 Primary Assembly, whole genome shotgun sequence genomic stretch:
- the LOC119553935 gene encoding LOW QUALITY PROTEIN: mitochondrial dicarboxylate carrier (The sequence of the model RefSeq protein was modified relative to this genomic sequence to represent the inferred CDS: substituted 2 bases at 2 genomic stop codons) yields MFSDTRLNLGRIRGTFILRSQVAASTCFGQINKSTHSLPCQIIPIXIGAKTKIDGHXNREKFKDAKVADRSKITKLAALLGNSNDEKVEQIIHPRWWSGGVSGAIAQCFTTPFDLIESRMVIIKKDRGMASSLQRAIRADGFLSLYDGLSAQLLRQLTYTSLRFHLYEKGKMQMDEPVDLLDRVFVAGLAGCVAGVVGIPMELVNTRMQVNRALPTDMRWNYRNLFDGLYRVTREEGWTRLYSGGLLSFIRSSFITIGQNAAYDQAKEFYMAWFKLKHDSTFVHVISSITAACICAPIIKPVENLRALRMVHPSGLIGSIAYMMRFGPRGPFRGIVPCVLRMVPNTVITFLSFEQLRVHFGYYEINDDKS; encoded by the exons ATGTTTTCCGATACCCGACTCAATTTAGGCCGGATACGGGGAACATTTATTCTCAGGTCGCAAGTGGCAGCTAGTACCTGTTTCGGCCAAATAAACAAAAGTACACACTCACTTCCCTGTCAAATTATTCCCATCTGAATTGGGGCGAAAACAAAGATTGATGGACATTAGAACAGAGAGAAGTTTAAAGACGCGAAAGTGGCAGATAGATCCAAAATCACCAAGCTGGCTGCTTTACTCGGAAACTCCAATGACGAGAAGGTCGAACAAAT AATACATCCACGTTGGTGGAGCGGCGGAGTGTCGGGGGCTATTGCGCAGTGCTTTACAACACCTTTCGACCTGATCGAGTCGCGAATGGTGATTATCAAGAAGGACAGGGGTATGGCTTCCAGTCTACAACGGGCTATTCGGGCGGATG GTTTCCTTTCCCTATATGACGGTCTGAGTGCCCAGTTGTTGAGACAGCTGACGTACACATCGCTCCGGTTTCACCTGTACGAAAAGGGCAAGATGCAGATGGACGAACCTGTCGACTTATTGGATAGGGTTTTCGTGGCCGGCTTGGCGGGATGTGTAGCGGGTGTGGTGGGGATACCCATGGAGTTGGTAAACACCCGGATGCAAGTGAACCGCGCCCTGCCTACGGATATGCGGTGGAACTACCGCAATCTCTTCGACGGGCTGTACCGCGTGACCCGGGAAGAGGGCTGGACGAGGCTCTACAGCGGCGGTCTTCTCTCGTTCATTCGGTCCAGCTTCATCACCATCGGCCAAAATGCGGCATACGATCAG GCCAAGGAGTTCTACATGGCATGGTTCAAATTGAAGCACGATAGCACATTTGTCCACGTGATAAGTTCTATTACGGCTGCTTGCATCTGTGCACCGATCATTAAGCCCGTAGAAAACTTAAGAGCTCTCAGGATGGTGCACCCCAGCGGACTGATCGGTTCCATAGCGTATATGATGCGCTTTGGACCGCGGGGACCCTTTCGGGGCATAGTGCCATGCGTTTTGCGAATGGTTCCCAATACGGTTATTACGTTTCTGAGTTTCGAGCAGCTCCGCGTTCATTTCGGGTACTATGAAATTAATGATGATAAGAGTTAA